One segment of Danio aesculapii chromosome 3, fDanAes4.1, whole genome shotgun sequence DNA contains the following:
- the galr2b gene encoding galanin receptor 2b, with product MSDHEDLNKAMGHWNASESYQLNPASVIVSVVFSLIFLLGTIGNSLVLAVLLRSGQVGYNTTNLFILNLSVADFFFIIFCVPFQATIYSLEGWVFGSFMCKVVHFFINLTMYASSFTLAAVSVDRYLAIRYPLRSRELRTPCNAVVAMVVIWGMSLVFAGPYLSYYDLIDFENSNVCVPGWEEHNRKVLDTCTFVFGYVIPVLIVSLSYTRTIKYLWTAVDPLDGMSESKRAKRKVTKMIIIVTVLFCICWLPYHVVILCYLYGDFPFNQTTYAFRLLSHCMAYANSCLNPIVYALVSKHFRKGFKKVFSCILSKKGRNKVHVVNVANTVPGFEAGSTEVSQMNEENARQNESEMVNRPLAQPQDATMTITLPFQNQP from the exons ATGTCTGATCACGAGGACCTGAATAAAGCCATGGGACACTGGAACGCCTCAGAGAGCTACCAGCTCAACCCAGCCAGTGTCATTGTATCGGTGGTCTTCTCACTCATCTTCCTCTTGGGGACCATCGGGAACAGTCTGGTCCTGGCTGTGCTCCTCAGAAGTGGGCAGGTTGGGTACAACACCACCAATCTGTTCATCCTCAACCTCAGTGTAGCCGatttcttcttcatcatcttctgCGTGCCTTTCCAAGCAACCATCTACTCCCTGGAGGGTTGGGTTTTCGGGTCCTTCATGTGCAAGGTGGTTCACTTCTTCATCAACCTCACCATGTACGCTAGCAGTTTCACACTGGCTGCGGTGTCTGTGGACAG GTACCTTGCCATTCGTTACCCGTTGCGCTCCCGAGAATTGAGAACGCCATGTAATGCTGTAGTAGCAATGGTGGTCATCTGGGGAATGTCGCTGGTTTTCGCTGGGCCTTATCTGAGTTACTACGACCTCATTGATTTCGAGAACAGCAATGTGTGCGTGCCTGGGTGGGAAGAACATAACCGTAAGGTTCTGGACACATGCACCTTTGTTTTCGGCTACGTTATTCCTGTGCTCATTGTGAGCCTGTCCTACACCCGCACCATCAAGTACCTCTGGACAGCAGTCGACCCGCTTGATGGCATGTCAGAGTCAAAACGAGCCAAGCGCAAGGTCACCAAGATGATTATTATAGTCACGGTGCTCTTTTGCATCTGCTGGCTGCCATACCACGTAGTGATTTTGTGCTACCTCTACGGAGACTTTCCCTTCAATCAGACCACCTACGCCTTCAGGCTGCTGTCCCACTGCATGGCCTACGCCAACTCCTGCCTCAACCCCATTGTTTACGCCCTGGTGTCCAAACACTTTCGCAAGGGCTTCAAGAAGGTTTTCAGCTGCATCCTCAGCAAGAAGGGACGGAATAAGGTGCATGTGGTCAATGTGGCCAACACTGTCCCCGGATTCGAAGCGGGATCCACTGAAGTGTCTCAAATGAATGAAGAGAACGCCAGACAAAATGAAAGCGAAATGGTCAATCGCCCACTCGCGCAGCCACAGGACGCCACAATGACTATAACGCTGCCATTTCAGAATCAGCCATGA